The Streptomyces sp. NBC_00775 genome includes the window CGTGACTCGCCCGGTTTCAGGGTCAGTTGTTTCGGCACGCCGGTGACGTCGAGCGGGACACCGTCCGCCGAGACCCGCACACCCCTCACCGTCAGCGGCACGTGCCGGGTGGCCGACCGGAAGGTGACGGAGGCGGTGGCGGAGCCGTCGGTGAGATCGCGGACGCCGGTGTCCGTCCAGGACGCCGTGACGCCCTTCCCCTTGTCCTCGACGAGCAGCCGCGCCGCCGACCGGGCCCGGGTGCTGTCCCCGGCCCTTCGCAGATAGGCGCTGAGGTCCTGGATGCTGTCCGGGCGCAGGACGAGCGTGTTCTCCACGACCTTCCCGAGCAGATTCACGCCGGTGGCACCGCTGCCCAACGGCAGTGCGTATCCGGCGAGTTCGGTGCGCCCGCCGAGGGCCTTGGCCCGCTTGCGCAGCTTGTCCCAGGGGGCGCCGGACGACTTGGGGTAGTCGGACCCCCGTGGCGGATCGTGTTTGCCGTCGGTCAGCAGGACCACGGAGGCGACGTCCGCGGCGTCCGTCCGTTCGAGTTCGTGCAGGCCCTGGTCCAGAGCGGCCCCGATGTCGGTCGCACCGGACCGGTTGGGTGCCTTGGGCAGCCGGGAGACGATCTTCGCCGCGTCGCCGGCCGGTCCGATGTACCGCTCCTCGGGGCGGTTGTCGAAGGTGATGAGGGCGACATGGTCGGCAGGCGTCAGCCCGTCCAGAAAGACGCGCAGGGTGGAACGTACGGTGCTGTAGCGGCCTTTGGCTGCCATCGAACCGGAGGTGTCCACCAGGACGACGTAGTCGACCGGCTGATCGGCCACGCCGAGTTCCCGGTAGATCTCGTCCCGGGTCGGCGCCGTCCCGGCGGCGGTCGCCGGAACGGCAGTCGCAGTCAGGACGGCCAACAGTGCGGCTGTGGCCACGGCGGCCCCGCGCCGCAGCGCGGTCACCGCGCGCGGTGACCGGACGGATCGCTTCACGTAGGGGCTCCCTCGCTGTCGGGCGGTGGGTCGGATGGGGAGTCGGGCTGGAGATCGCTCGGCAGGACGCCCAACTCGAACTCCTCGCACGGGGGTTGCGCGGCCATGCCGTCCTCGGCCGGGTGCACGCCGGGGCGGCTCCGCCCGAGCGGTTGCAGGACGAGGCGGGCCGTCCCGTCGACGGCGAGGCGCACGCCGACGTGGAAGCGCGCGCCGTCGCCGGACGGAGGGACGGTCACCACACCGGCCGGGGCGACGGCGCCGCTCCCGGCCGCGCGGACCACGATCCGGACTTCGCGTCCACCCGTCCCCCCGGCGGGTCCGGCCGTCCCGTCGGCCCGTCCGCCCGTCCTGTCGGCAGGTCCGGCCGTTCCTTCGGCGCGTCCACCCGCCCCGTCGGCGGATCCGGTCCGGACCCGCACCCGGTCTCCGCCGGCCTCGGCGAACACGGTGGCACCACCCGGCTCCAGCGTCCCGGGCGGGCTGATCAGCAGTTCCTCGTCCCGGGGTCTGCCGACCACGGTCCGGTGGACGCGCACGGCCACGGCATGCGGATAGCGGTCGGCCGGGTCGATGTGCCCGCCGGCGACCAGGGCGGCCCCGAACACCGCGGCCAGCGCGGGGTCCGTCCCGTCGGGCAGCGGAACCGGCCGGCCCAGACGGCCGGTCAGGTGCCGCAGCAGCGCCCCGGACCGAGCCGGACCGCCCACCGCGATCACCCCTGTGCGGGGGGAGGCCGGACCGGTGGCCCGGGCTTCCGTCAGGCCGTCCAGGGCCCGTTCGAGCCCGTCCGTGAGCCGGTCCAGCGCCCGGTACACCATGCCCGCGGTGATCGCCCGGCCGGCCACCTCGTAGAGCACCGTGTCCGCCAACCGGTCGGCCCGGTCGGGCCGGTCCGCCATCCGGTCGAGCACGACCTCTATGCGCCGGACGCTCTGCGCCCGGGCCTCGCAGTGCTTCCGCAGCACCTCGGGGTCGTCGGTCGGCAGCCCCGCCCCGGCCAGCACCGCCGCGTCGAACGCGGCGCCGTAGCCGTCGCCGCCCGGTGCGTACCCGCCGACCCGGGCCACGGTCACGGCCCCACCGACGACGGAGCACTCCGTGACCTCGGCCGCCAAGGCGCCCAAGTCGCACACCAGCAGGCGGGGTGCTGTCCGGGTGCCCGCATGCCGGAGCAGCGCCAGCACCGCGTGCGGGGTGTCCAGCAGCCGGGGCCGCGGCATCCGGCCGTCCCCGGGCGGCGGCACGGCCCGCTCCTGCGGTGGGACGACCAGCACCACCTGACCGGGCGTACCGCAGTGCTCGCGGTACGCGGTGTACGCCGCCCTCAGCGCCGCCCCGCGGTCACGGCGGACGCCGACGGGGGTGGGCAGCCCCTCTCCGGGCACCGTCCCGGGCAGCTCCACCAACTCCGGCGTCCCGTCCGCACGGGTGCGCGCGACCCGGAGGAACCGTGTGCCGGCGTCGACAGCGATGGCGGGCGCGGCGCGAGTCGTCATCGGGATCCCCCGGGCAGATGCCGACTTATCTTCTTGAGGACCCCCCGGCGCTCCGTCGCGGTTCCGGGCGGCGGGGGCCACGAATCCTGTCGGCCCTGCAGTTCCGTCAGGATCCATTCGTGCCGGGCTTTCTGGATCTCGCTGTGATTCATCAGCTGGTCACGCAGTTCTCCGTGCCGGTCCCCGCGTGCGAGGGCCGCGTACAGTTCCAGCCCCGGGAAGCCCGCCACGAGGCCGTCCATGTGCCAGGCGACCCGCTCCAGGCCGTCCGCTCCGACCTCGAGCGTCCACGCGGCGATCGCGTCCAGCAGCGGTGCGGGGAGACGACCCTGTTCATGGGCTTCGAGAACGATCCGGGCCAACTCCTGGTACGGCGCCCGGCCCTGATCCTGAGCCGCCTTCCGGAAGTCACGGACCGGCCGTAGCCATCCCAGGTCGTACCGCTTCTCCAGTTCCTCCATGAGGTACTCGGGAACGTCGAGATCGTTGAGGGGCCTGCCCCGTCCGGTGAGCCGCCTGTGCAGTTCCTCGCAGAGTTGGCGCAGGAGGCTGTCCGGCAGCGCGCGGCTCAGCTCCTCGATCGCCCACCATGTGTTCCCGGACAACTCCCCGCCCAGAAGTGCCTCGACCGCCACCCTCCTGAGTTCTCCGTCGGACTCGATCCGGCGGATCAGAACAGACACGTAGTCGTGCAGTGCCTCTTCCGCGGTGAGCCGCTCCAGCCGGGGCATTCCCGCCGTGGCTCCGCCTCGGACAGCCGCGCAGAAGAGGTCGGCGTCGGCTGCCACAATCCCGGACGTCTGCGGCTCCCCGACAGGAACCAACTGCTCTACGGCTTCCCCCAGTCCGCGCTCCGTGCGGGCGAC containing:
- a CDS encoding vWA domain-containing protein, whose amino-acid sequence is MKRSVRSPRAVTALRRGAAVATAALLAVLTATAVPATAAGTAPTRDEIYRELGVADQPVDYVVLVDTSGSMAAKGRYSTVRSTLRVFLDGLTPADHVALITFDNRPEERYIGPAGDAAKIVSRLPKAPNRSGATDIGAALDQGLHELERTDAADVASVVLLTDGKHDPPRGSDYPKSSGAPWDKLRKRAKALGGRTELAGYALPLGSGATGVNLLGKVVENTLVLRPDSIQDLSAYLRRAGDSTRARSAARLLVEDKGKGVTASWTDTGVRDLTDGSATASVTFRSATRHVPLTVRGVRVSADGVPLDVTGVPKQLTLKPGESRTYTVRLAGGPGAGALPYRRTEDGRAALRVSGQVSSTWQRALAPDVDLRIPDGVAVTGDPLVARAEVGSVYFLPAVLLALVAALVLGWLWWRSVNRPPLHGVLTAVPVFGVEIPDRIALSGRRVGFQPRRGGQGTVHGRRRRTAEGSRVDLLIRYTPAGASGRPDQVTCEPGGEAMVGGLSFTHLPHEPAAGPGSGADAVAPGTGRS
- a CDS encoding sugar kinase — translated: MTTRAAPAIAVDAGTRFLRVARTRADGTPELVELPGTVPGEGLPTPVGVRRDRGAALRAAYTAYREHCGTPGQVVLVVPPQERAVPPPGDGRMPRPRLLDTPHAVLALLRHAGTRTAPRLLVCDLGALAAEVTECSVVGGAVTVARVGGYAPGGDGYGAAFDAAVLAGAGLPTDDPEVLRKHCEARAQSVRRIEVVLDRMADRPDRADRLADTVLYEVAGRAITAGMVYRALDRLTDGLERALDGLTEARATGPASPRTGVIAVGGPARSGALLRHLTGRLGRPVPLPDGTDPALAAVFGAALVAGGHIDPADRYPHAVAVRVHRTVVGRPRDEELLISPPGTLEPGGATVFAEAGGDRVRVRTGSADGAGGRAEGTAGPADRTGGRADGTAGPAGGTGGREVRIVVRAAGSGAVAPAGVVTVPPSGDGARFHVGVRLAVDGTARLVLQPLGRSRPGVHPAEDGMAAQPPCEEFELGVLPSDLQPDSPSDPPPDSEGAPT